The Panicum virgatum strain AP13 chromosome 5K, P.virgatum_v5, whole genome shotgun sequence genome has a window encoding:
- the LOC120709651 gene encoding E3 ubiquitin-protein ligase SINA-like 2: MEGDGITGKRREGAREEGGSSAAKRLKCSIEPEALSCDACARPLWPPIFLCSDGHFLCSSCRDELPEGKCCECSGALARSHGMERAVQSVLVDCGPGCPEEAADYVHGVRHRLICPFAPCECPEPGCGFAGPHQQALRVKIEKTPTTFLSGFVKWPSTTFRYWVPFDLRVVEPGSHVLHCKDDGQLLLVSVQPAAETHGYAVSLVRVQHINIAGCSVSFSCSPRHRSTAAIANLWPLWCAGWPPEQHVCFVPKASDGPDAAAGIVLTINITTVDDADGDDDPDDSSYVQSDEDDDGDRLIARDWLVRQ, from the exons ATGGAGGGAGACGGCATCACCGGCAAGAGAAGGGAAGGTGCTCGGGAAGAGGGAGGGAGCAGCGCCGCCAAGAGACTCAAGTGCAGCATAGAGCCGGAGGCCTTGAGTTGTGACGCGTGCGCCCGGCCCCTCTGGCCTCCGATATTCCTG TGCTCCGATGGGCACTTTTTGTGCTCGTCCTGCCGCGACGAGCTGCCTGAAGGCAAGTGTTGTGAATGTTCCGGCGCCCTCGCGCGCAGCCACGGCATGGAGCGCGCCGTCCAGTCCGTCCTCGTCGACTGCGGCCCCGGGTGCCCCGAGGAGGCCGCCGACTACGTCCACGGCGTGCGCCACCGGTTGATTTGTCCTTTCGCGCCGTGCGAATGCCCGGAGCCCGGCTGCGGCTTCGCGGGTCCGCATCAGCAGGCGCTCCGCGTG AAAATAGAAAAGACCCCAACAACATTTTTATCTGGCTTCGTCAAGTGGCCGTCGACGACGTTCCGGTACTGGGTGCCCTTCGATCTGCGCGTCGTCGAACCGGGCTCGCACGTTCTCCACTGCAAGGACGACGGGCAGCTTCTCCTTGTGAGCGtgcagccggcggcggagacGCACGGGTACGCTGTCTCCCTCGTCCGCGTTCAGCACATCAACATCGCTGGGTGCTCGGTGTCCTTCTCGTGCTCTCCGCGCCATCGCAGCACTGCGGCGATTGCCAATCTATGGCCCTTGTGGTGTGCTGGTTGGCCGCCGGAGCAGCACGTCTGTTTTGTGCCCAAGGCTTCTGACGGGCCGGACGCCGCCGCAGGTATCGTCCTCACGATCAACATCACAACTGTTGACGATGCTGATGGAGATGACGACCCGGACGACAGTAGCTACGTCCAGAGCGACGAGGATGACGACGGTGATAGGCTGATAGCTCGTGATTGGTTGGTTCGTCAGTGA
- the LOC120706144 gene encoding putative E3 ubiquitin-protein ligase SINA-like 6: protein MSDSTPGKRRAEPQQEGSGRKRKDGSPTSVTMELEVLDCPVCYEPLRPPIFQCAVGHLICSSCCGKLPKPKKCHHCSCESDYNRCHGIEKVIGSIQVPCSNTIYGCSMKTSYYERGDHETTCPRAPCFCPDTSCSFSGSTGMLQEHFIDEHQWCSTKFRYGWCFYTNIQEGVHVISGEDDQLFLLNIVLEPFGCAISVFCVQPHDTDLKFRCALSFNFWKNNSYHAQSSEFQVPSTKLSDGLPRDCFLFIVPMFYLDEDSKVCVTMRKPSA from the exons ATGAGCGACAGCACCCCCGGTAAACGAAGAGCGGAACCGCAGCAAGAAGGGAGTGGCCGCAAGAGGAAGGATGGCTCCCCCACCAGCGTCACCATGGAGCTCGAGGTCCTGGACTGCCCCGTCTGCTATGAACCCCTGCGGCCTCCAATAtttcag TGTGCTGTGGGGCATCTCATATGTTCATCCTGCTGTGGCAAGCTCCCAAAACCTAAGAAATGCCACCACTGCTCCTGCGAAAGTGACTACAACCGCTGCCATGGGATTGAAAAAGTCATTGGATCTATCCAAGTTCCTTGCTCCAACACCATCTATGGATGTTCCATGAAGACAAGCTACTACGAAAGGGGAGATCATGAAACAACCTGCCCGCGTGCACCATGCTTCTGTCCTGACACTAGCTGTAGCTTCTCCGGATCAACTGGAATGCTCCAAGAACATTTCATTGACGAGCACCAGTGGTGTTCCACCAAGTTCAGGTATGGCTGGTGCTTTTACACTAACATCCAGGAAGGGGTCCATGTCATCTCTGGCGAAGATGACCAGTTGTTCCTGCTCAACATTGTATTAGAGCCGTTTGGCTGTGCCATCTCGGTGTTCTGTGTGCAGCCTCATGACACGGACCTGAAATTCCGGTGTGCTCTGTCCTTCAACTTCTGGAAGAACAACTCGTACCATGCCCAGTCTTCAGAGTTCCAAGTGCCAAGCACGAAACTCTCTGATGGGTTACCAAGGGATTGTTTCCTGTTCATTGTGCCCATGTTTTATCTGGACGAGGACAGCAAAGTCTGTGTCACTATGAGGAAGCCTTCAGCATGA
- the LOC120710484 gene encoding putative E3 ubiquitin-protein ligase SINA-like 6: protein MEHPYFPQNLLFRVPPMQSARREAEDEAAKKAMAPQEPEEGERGGVVKRRKAAEATDVTMELGILDCPVCYHPLQPPIFQCAVGHVVCSSCLAKLTDRCHSYSITTGYNRCHIIEHVVDSTKVSCFYGDLGCTEKITYYEKEDNEKVCPHGPCFWPETDCSFRGSTVMLHEHFASVHKWHCVRLSYNKAYRFRIAQGSTVLQGEDGHLFLVNMVLEPVGGLISLFSVQPNINESKYMCKLAISSPELSYYQVSQFQTRSTNLFDGLPKDCFLFVVPKVLLRDTGTNATASVSVTLTHHKCHAQVTAY from the exons atGGAGCACCCCTATTTTCCCCAGAATCTGCTGTTTAGGGTCCCCCCCATGCAGTCTGCCCGAAGGGAGGCGGAAGACGAAGCCGCGAAGAAAGCAATGGCGCCGCAGGAGCCGGAAgaaggcgagcgcggcggcgtcgtgAAGCGGAGGAAGGCCGCCGAGGCCACCGACGTGACCATGGAGCTCGGCATCCTCGACTGCCCCGTCTGCTACCACCCCCTGCAGCCTCCGATTTTCCAG TGTGCTGTGGGGCATGTCGTATGCTCATCTTGTCTTGCCAAGCTCACGGACAGGTGCCACTCCTACTCCATCACCACAGGCTACAATCGGTGCCACATTATTGAGCATGTTGTCGACTCCACTAAAGTTTCTTGCTTCTATGGGGACCTTGGATGCACTGAAAAGATAACCTACTACGAGAAAGAAGACAATGAGAAAGTGTGCCCTCATGGGCCGTGCTTCTGGCCTGAAACCGACTGCTCCTTCCGCGGATCAACTGTGATGCTCCATGAGCATTTTGCTTCGGTTCACAAGTGGCATTGCGTCAGGCTTTCCTACAACAAGGCATACCGATTCCGCATTGCCCAGGGTTCAACTGTCCTCCAGGGTGAAGATGGGCACCTGTTCTTGGTTAACATGGTACTGGAGCCCGTTGGGGGTCTCATCTCACTTTTCAGCGTCCAGCCTAACATCAATGAATCAAAATACATGTGCAAACTGGCAATCTCATCTCCTGAATTGAGCTACTATCAGGTTAGTCAGTTCCAAACGAGAAGCACTAATCTGTTTGATGGGCTACCGAAGGATTGCTTCCTGTTTGTTGTGCCAAAGGTGCTGCTCCGAGATACCGGTACAAATGCCACAGCCAGTGTGAGTGTGACACTCACCCACCATAAGTGTCATGCACAGGTTACAGCTTATTGA
- the LOC120709652 gene encoding putative E3 ubiquitin-protein ligase SINA-like 6 — protein sequence MAATPPQIAHRSYGRAQAARPPGVQDLLRGEAKQRAAAASRGGGNGRRHEERCRRRHQRTLELDVLDCAVCWQALCPPVFQCAVGHLICSSCLAKLPNRKKCYTCSRKGDYNRCYSMDKVLGSMQVPCSNARYGCTVKTSYHQKQEHEATCPHDEPCFCPVSCCGFSGGPAAATHLRHFLTDHGWPSTEFSYGASFDVAVRDEDEMRVLIGDDGHLFLLTVALKPSSCVVDFSVVCVRPRDVEPKFRCIMAFGSWKNSNYYARSEFQVTSTAFFGGMPPECVMFSVPKLCLDKDSSIHVTMHNTLA from the exons GATCGCGCACCGTTCGTATGGTCGGGCTCAAGCAGCTCGTCCGCCGGGTGTTCAGGATCTGCTCCGCGGAGAGGCGAAGCAGAGGGCAGCTGCAGCAAGCAGAGGTGGAGGAAACGGGCGGCGCCATGAggagcgctgccgccgccgccaccagcgcaCCTTGGAGCTGGACGTCCTCGATTGCGCCGTCTGCTGGCAGGCCTTGTGCCCTCCAGTTTTCCAG TGTGCCGTGGGTCATCTCATATGCTCATCCTGCCTCGCCAAGCTCCCAAACAGGAAGAAATGCTACACCTGCTCCCGCAAAGGCGACTACAACCGCTGCTACTCCATGGATAAAGTCCTTGGATCTATGCAGGTTCCTTGCTCCAACGCCAGGTATGGCTGCACCGTGAAGACCAGCTACCACCAGAAGCAGGAGCACGAAGCGACATGCCCCCATGATGAGCCATGCTTCTGCCCCGTGAGCTGCTGCGGCTTCAGCGGCGGACCAGCGGCCGCGACGCACCTCCGCCATTTCCTCACCGATCACGGCTGGCCCTCCACCGAGTTCAGCTACGGGGCCTCCTTCGACGTCGCTGTGCGGGATGAGGATGAGATGCGCGTCCTCATCGGCGACGACGGCCACCTGTTCTTGCTCACCGTGGCGCTGAAGCCGTCCTCCTGCGTCGTCGACTTCTCGGTGGTCTGCGTGCGGCCTCGCGACGTCGAGCCCAAGTTCCGGTGCATCATGGCCTTCGGCTCCTGGAAGAACTCGAACTACTACGCCCGATCGGAGTTCCAGGTGACAAGCACGGCGTTCTTCGGCGGGATGCCGCCGGAATGCGTCATGTTCAGCGTGCCGAAGCTGTGTCTGGACAAGGACAGCAGTATCCATGTCACCATGCACAACACCTTGGCGTGA